CCGTGCTTCTCCAAGCCCGTCTTGCTCAGGGCATCAAAAAGCTCCGCTAAAGACTTTCCCGTCTTTTTTTGAATGTTGTCGAGCTGTTTCTGAATCGCGGCGTTGAGGTCCATTTCGCACTAGTATAGCGGAACCCCGTCGCCACCGCTATTCAGGCATTTCTCCATCAGAGCTCAGCAGAAAGACGGGTGAAAGGAACGCGCGCCCTGTTTCTGCTCTCTGCTCTCTGCGTTCTGGCTAAAGGAGTCTGTCGCCAATCCGCCGTTCCCGATGTCGCTTGGCTCCACCAAGTAAAGACGTCTGCTTGCCTGCAGGCCGAGGGACGAGGACGAAGGAGGGCGAAGCTGGGATTTACCATTGTTGGTAGGTATGCACTCGCCGGCTCCCCGTGGAGCAGCGTGGTTAGTCGGCTCGTCCGAAGCTTTTTCATCTATCCCCCGGTTCAATCCTCATTCCTCGGATTTCACCGGCCCCTTCCTCAAGGGGCATCTTGGGCAGTTCGCGCGACTTCGAATTGCGAATAACTACGCTTCTTTCCGGGGAGGGTCTGAAATGAATCCTGCCACAAAGGCAGGATTCATGCGGAAGCTGAGCCCTGGACCTCCGCACGCAGCGACACCTATTCTCCTAGAAACGACCTCGGAGAGGTCGCAGACCTTAGCCGGGCGGTCGGAGCGACCGAAGGAAGCGTAGACCCCCGGAACAGCCAGTTGGCGCCAGAGTCCGAGGAGTCCCGAGAATCGGGACGACCCGGGCGAAGCCCCTCCTTTGGCTCGCCTGCTTGGCGGGCGAGACGCCCACCCTCCCAACCGCGCGAGACAAGTCTCGCGGACCAAAGCGCGGACAAGTCTACGCACTCCAAATCGCCTGACCTCCCTTGCCCTAGCGATGCGAGCCCTTGCGAAGCACGCCCTTGCGAAGCACGCCCTCCGCACTCTGCACGCAGCACTCAGCACTCCGCACTAGCGTCAGCGTGCCCTAGCCGGGCGGTAAACTATCAGCTTCTCAATGCTACGCGCCGGAAATGTAGGTCTGCCCAACGTCGGAAAATCGACGCTCTTCAACGCCGTTGTGGCAAATGCGCAAGCGCAGGCCGCCAACTTCCCCTTCTGCACCATCGAGCCGAACGTCGGCATCGTCAGTGTGCCGGACTCCCGCTTGGAAGTCCTCGCCAAGATCAGCGGTTCGGAAAACATCCTCCCCGCCCGCGTCGAATTCGTCGACATCGCCGGTCTGGTCAAGGGCGCGAGCAAGGGTGAAGGGCTCGGCAACCAGTTCCTCGCCAATATCCGCGAGGTCGACGCCATCGTCCACGTGGTCCGATGCTTCGAAAACGACGACATTATCCACGTCGCCGGTTCCGTCGATCCCCTCCGCGATATCGAAATCATCAACATCGAGCTGACCTTGTCCGACATGGCCCAGGTCGAGCGGCGCATCGAGCGCGCTCGCAAGGACGCCAAGACCAGCAAGACCGCCGTTCACGAGGTCTCCGCGCTGGAAAAGATTCAGCCCGTCCTCGAAGCTGGCGGCTCGGCCCGCTCGGTCAAACTCACCGAGGATGAAGCCGCCGCCGTCAAACCGCTCGGACTCCTCACCGGCAAACCGGTCATCTACGCCGCCAACGTCAGCGAAGCCGACCTCGCCACCGGCAACAAATGGGTTGACCAGATCCGCGAGTTCGCCGCCAAAGAAGGTTCGCAAGTCATCGTCATTTCTGCTCAGGTCGAGTCGGAACTGGTCGAACTCGACGAAGCCGACCGCGACGAATTCCTCAAGGCGCTTGGAGTCGAAGAAGGCGGCCTGAAGTCGCTCATCCGCGCCACCTACGACCTCCTTGGCCTGCAAACCTACTTCACCACCGGCCCGAAAGAAACCCGCGCCTGGACCATCACCAAGGGCATGACCGCCCCGCAGGCGGCAGGCGTCATCCACACGGATTTCGAGCGCGGCTTCATCCGCGCCCAAACGGTCGCCTACAAGGACCTCGTCGAGTGTGGCTCGGAAAAGGCCGCCAAAGAAAAGGGACTGGTCCGAAGCGAGGGTAAGGAGTACGTCGTCCAAGAGGGCGACGTGATGCTGTTCCTCTTTAACGTCTAAGCGTGCCCGGCTCGAAATCGTAGCGGTAAATCGGCTCCAGCACGTCCGGCGTCTTGATCGTCACGAGCTCGTCGATAATGCCCGTGCCGAGGTCGTACACCCAGCCGTGCAGGACCGGGAACCCGTTCTCGGCCCAGCTTTTCTGCACGATGCTCGTCTCCGCCAAATTCGTCACCTGCTCGATCGTGTTCCACTCGACCAGGCGGCGGAACCTCGCCTCTTCGTCCTCGATCGCGTCGAGTTCGGCCCGGTGGATTCGATACACGTCCTTGATATGCCGGAGCCATTTGTTGATGAGCCCGAGGTTGCGGTTCGTCAGCGCATTCATCACGCCTCCGCACCCGTAGTGCCCGCACACGATGACGTGTTTCACCTTCAGTACTTCCACCGCGTACTGAAGCACGCTCAGCATGTTGAAGTCGGTATGGATCACTTGGTTGGCGATATTGCGATGCACGAACAACTCGCCCGGCATCGTGCCGGTGATCTCCTCGGCCGGAACCCGGCTGTCGGCGCACCCGATCCAAAGGTATTCGGGCTGTTGCCCATCAACGAGTCGCTGGAAGAAATCGGGGTCCGCCCCGAGCTTTTCCGCCACCCACACCTTATTCGCTTCCAAAAGCCTCAAGTGGCTATCCATTGGTTCGGGTCACCCTCATCATGTCCACACTTCAGACTACCGTATCCGGGCCACCTCGACCGGTAAACTGATGGGCATGAACTTTGGGACATTCGACTATCGTCTCCCTGTCAACGAACCCGTATTGAGCTACGCCCCCGGCTCCAAGGAAAAGGAAACGCTGAAAGCCGTCCTCGCCGAGCTGAAGGGCCAAAAGGCCGACGTGCCCATGTACATCGGCGGCGACGAGGTTCGAACCGGGAAATTGGTCGAAATGCACCCGCCCCACGAGACCAGCCACCTGCTCGGCCACTTCCACGCGGGTGACGGAACCCATGTCCACCAGGCCGTCGAAGCCGCCCTCGCCGCACGCGAAGAGTGGTCGAACACCAGTTGGGAGAACCGCGCCGCCATCTTCCTGCGCGCCGCCGACCTTATCGCCACCAAGTACCGCCCGTACATGAACGGCACCACGATGCTCGGCCAAAGCAAGAACGCCTACCAAGCCGAGATCGATAGCGCCTGCGAAATCATCGACTTCCTGCGGTTCAACGTCCACTACCTCGACCAGATTTACCGTCAGCAGCCGATGAGCGTTTCCGGCCTCCACAACCGCCTGGAATACCGCCCGCTCGAGGGCTTCGTGCTCGCGGTCACGCCGTTCAACTTCACCGCCATCGGCGGCAACCTGCCGACCGCCCCCGCCATGTGTGGCAACGTGGTGGTTTGGAAGCCGGCCAACACGCAGGTCTATTCTGCCCAGATGTTCATGCGCATCCTCAAGGAAGCCGGTCTGCCCGACGGCGTCATCAACCTCGTGTACGTTGATGGTCCGACCGTCGGCGAGGTTTGCTTCAACCATCGCGACTTCGCCGGGGTCCATTTCACCGGCTCCACCGGCGTCTTCAACCGCATGTGGCAACAGATCGGCGCGGCGCTCGCCACCAATAAGTACAAGTCGTACCCGCGCATCGTTGGCGAAACCGGCGGCAAGGACTTCGTCATCGCCCACCCCTCGGCCGATGTCGATGTCGTCGTTACCGCCCTGCTTCGGGGCGCGTTCGAGTTCCAAGGCCAAAAGTGCTCTGCCGCCTCGCGATGCTACATCCCGTCCAACATCGCCGACGAGGTCAAATCCAAGCTCGTCGCCGGGGTCCAGTCGTTCAAGATGGGCACCGTCGAGGACTTCACCAACTTCGTCAACGCCGTCATCGACGAGAAGAGCTTCGATAGCATCGCCCGCTACATCGACCAGGCTAAGGCCGATGGCCAGAAGATTTTGGTCGGCGGCGGTCACGACAAGTCGAAGGGCTACTTCATCGAGCCGACCGTCATCGAGACCAGCGACGCCAAGTACACCACCATGTGCGAGGAGATTTTCGGCCCGGTCCTCACGCTCTACGTCTACGACGAATCGAAGTGGGACGAAACGCTGACGCTGATCGACGAGACCTCGCCCTACGCGCTCACCGGCGCGGTCATCTCCCAAGATCGCTACGCCATCGAGCAGGCCACGAAGGCCCTGCGCAACTGCGCGGGCAACTTCTACATCAACGATAAGCCGACCGGCGCGGTCGTCGGCCAACAGCCCTTCGGCGGCGCTCGCGCGAGCGGCACCAATGATAAGGCAGGCTCGGCCTTGAACCTCTATCGCTGGCTCTCCGCTCGGACGATCAAGGAAACATTCGTCCCGCCGACGGACTACAAGTACCCGTTCTTGGGCGAAAAGTAGACCAAGCCTGTTAGCGGTCCTCGACGAGGGGGCGGGCTCGCACCATCAAGGAGATGTTCGACCCGCCAACCGATTACAAGTAACCATTCTTTGGTGGAATGTATGCGTGGGCGAAACTCTGCACAGGCCTGTTAACTACGCTCCGCCCCTTGGGAGGTGTCGCCCCGATCAATCCATCTCGTTCCGAAAAATGATCGGGGCGACGGAGAGGGGCCATGGCCAACCAATCCACGGCACCATACAACGCTTCATCGACCATCGCTCAACCTCTGACCAACGCAGGGCTGAAGGCAGAACCAAGAAAAGTCCGAGGAGTCTCGTGCATCGGGACGACCCCGCCATTATAGTGGTGACAAAAGGTTCAGAGGCTCCCATGGCGAACTAAGACCGCCTGTCGTTCGTCTGAACCAATATGGTCCTCGCTAACATTGGCTTGCTCGTGCTCGCGAGCAAGCCGAAGATCGAAACGCTCTTCTTCCTCACCACCGATTGCCCGATCTCCCAGCGATACACCCCCGAAATCAAGCGCATCATGAAGGACTACGCCAAGGCGTCCGACTTCAAGCTGGTGTACGAGGACTCCGGCGTCGAGTTCGATGTCGTGACCAAACATCAAACCGACTACAAAATCCCCGGCACCTTCTCGCTGGACAAGGATCACGATCAGGCCAAGAAGCTGAAGGTCACCGTTGTGCCCACCGCCGTCGTGGTCGATGACAAAGGAAACGTGCTGTACTTTGGCCGCATCGACGACTCCTACGGTCGCGATTTTCAATGGCATCCAACCAAAGAAAGAGACCTTCGCAACGCTCTCCAGGCAATCCAGAAAGGCGAGAAGGTCCCGGTCAATAAGACGAAAGTGATCGGCTGTACGATCAGCTTTTAGCATGCCGCTTGTGGAGCGAGTGCCAGGAAAACGAGTCTCAGAAAGGGCTTCGCCCTTGCGCAGCACGCCCTTTGCCCCGCCTTCTGTGCTCAGTGCAAAGTGCTCAGTGCCTTTCGCTAGTCGCAAAACTCTCGTACTTGCCCAATAGCCACGCTCCTCCACTGAGGGGAGGTGGCGTCCCGTCCATTCCCTCAAGGATTCTCTTGAACCGATGGACGGGACGACGGAGGGGGGGGAGGCCTGCCTCATTCGTCGAACCTGACCGACAACCGAGATGCCCCTTTGGCGAGAAAGGAACAGGGCGACACCGGGACGGGGGATAGACGACACCACCCCGTCGGTAGTACCCCTAGTCCGCGACCTGAGTCACGGTTAGCTTATAATCGTAACCAGTCTGGTTCGACGCTTGCGAAATGCGATCCTGCAGCACTTTCGTCTCGCCAGGCTTGATCCGAATCATCGTATCCAACCGCGGAATCTCGCGATCAGAGTCGTTCATCACGTCGGAAACCGAGACATTTAACACGTAGCTTCCATCGCTCTGAATGCCCGAATGGATCGTAAATCGGCGGTACTTGTTCTCGCCCGAGACCGGGTTCGTCGTCATCATCGTCATCCCGTCGAACCCGGACAGTGTCACCGATTCCAGACTGCTATACGGCGAAGGTTGAGTCGTCTTCGAAATCCCATCCGTGCTCCAATCAAACCGAAACTTCACTTCCTTCAGGCCCTTGAGGTCTTGGACAAATGCCCCGCCACCCCCGAGCCCACCTGGATTTGCTTGGCCCTGATCTTGCCCAAGCGCGGGCAGGTGAAGAGCGCCCAAAAGACCAACAAAACCGACGAACGTATAGACCCACGATCTCATGCAGTGTTAACGCATAAGCAGGGGCCAGTATTTACAAAGTCGCTAAAGATCTTCTTCGCGCTTAAAGTTTCGGTGCATGGTCTGAATTCGCCGAATCGTGCCCGTCTTCGAGCGCATCAGAATCGACTCGGTCAGCGCGTAGTCGCGTCGATATCGCACGCCGCGAAGCATGTCTCCGCCCGTGATGCCCGTCGCGCAGAACTGCACGTGCCCCGACGCCAGGTCCGTGGTGTGCAAAAGCCGGTCCACGTCACCGCCGAACATCCCTTGCGCCCGTTCCCGCTCGGACTCATTCGACCAAACAAATCTCGCCTGCATCTCGCCGCCGTAGCACAGCGCCGCCGCCGCCGAAATGACGCCTTCCGGTGCCCCGCCAATGCCCATCAGCGCGTCGACGCCCGAGTCGGGATCAAGCGCAGCCAACGCCACGCTGAGGTCGCCGTCGGTGATGAGGTGAACCCGCGCGCCGGTGTCGCGAATGTCGCGAATGAGGTCGTGGTGGCGTGGTCGATCAAGAATGCCGATCGTCAATTCGTCGATCCGCTTACCCAGGCATTTGCTCATCATCGTGGCATTGACCCGAGGCGGAACCGTGAGGTCGATGGCCCCTTTGCACTCCGGCCCAACCACGATTTTGTCCATGTAGCAGTCCGGCGCGTGGAGCAGATGCCCCTCGCCCTTGATGCACCCGGCCAGGACCGCGATAGCGTTCGGCATGCCGTTGGCGCAAAGGTTCGTTCCCTCTAGCGGGTCCACGGCGATTTCGACCTGCGGCCCCTCGCCAGAGCCCACGCGCTCGCCGATATACAGCATCGGCGCTTCGTCCATTTCGCCTTCGCCGATGACGATGGTGCCGTCGATGTCGAGTTCATTGAGGGCGCTCCGCATGCCCTTGCAGGCGGCATCGTCGGCTTCTTCTTTGAGGCCTTTGCCAACCCAGCGAGCGGAGAGGAGAGCGGCGCGTTCGGTCACGCGCAAAAAGTCGAGGTGGGGGCTTTTGTGTTTTACGGTCACGGCTTTGTGATCCTTCAAATCGATTGCTTCGACGCTGAAGCTGCTCATAGTTTACTTGTCGGCACAGATTTCGTGCCGACGAGGTCCCGATCCCATTTGTCTCGCCGAAATGCGTCACCTAGAGTCGAGGTTTGACGTCCGCGCGTTTGATTCTGCATGAACCAAGGCCCTATTCTGCGACCCACATTGGGGTCGTTTCGATCGGTGATCCCTTCCCAGACCTTTCTCCCATGGGCACCGATACCTCCCGAAATTCGCACTCTTCGAGCCCCAGGCGCGCTTAGGGATATTCGCCTACTTTGAATTCCTGACCGCGAAGTGGTCACAGAGCTTAGCCCCGGGTGCCTGCACCCGGGGTGGACAATCATCCAGATTTCGACCCCGAAGCGGGTCGCAGATTCTGAAACTTACCTCTAAAGTCCGAGGACTGAGCAAACTCCTTAGATCCCGATGGAGCAAAGCGATATCGGGACGGGGGATAGGAAACTAAGATCCGGCGCTCCAGAATCAGTGACCAATGCAGGGCTGAAGGCCCGTTCTAACCTAGCCCAGCCCAACGGGCTGGGTAGAAGATCGAGGCAAGAAAAGTCCGAGGAGTCCCGTGTATCGGGACGACCCGGGCGAAGCCCTTCTTGGCGGGCGAAGCTGGGATTTACCAGTGATGGTAGGTGAGCATTCAGCCTCCTCCCCACCGCTTCACTGCGTTCAGCGACTCCCCCCGGGGAGTAGCTTGGTTAGTAGGCTCGACAGGAGTCGGTGCCAAATCGCCATTTTGCAATAGTCCGTGTATGGTGATGTACCGACCAGACTTCGAATTCCGAATAACTACGCTACTTCCCAGGGGGAGTCGCTGAGCCGACCTTAGGCGGAGCGGTGGGGAGGAGTCATTCGGTAGCCGAACGAAGTATCGACCCGACTTCGCTTTCCGAATAGCCACGCTACTTCCTGGGGAGGGTCCACAATGGAGCCTGCCACAAAGGCAGGATTCATGTGGAGTCGTTGAGAGGCACGAAGTGTCGCGAAACGGTGGGGAGGACTCATTGGCGGGCGTAACGCCCACCCTCCAAATGGCGAGACAAGTCTCGCGTGTAAAAGCGCGGACAAGTCCACGCACTCCAAATCGCCTGACCTCCCTCGCCCTTGCGCTCGCACTCAGGTCTCCCTACGTGTCCAGGAACGACCTCGGAGAGGTCGCAGACCTATCCCCGGGGTGCTTGCACCCCGGGGATAGTCCCGTATCAGCAAAAGGTCCGAGGAGTCCCGAGTATCGGGACGACCCGGGCGAAGCCCTCCTTGGCGGGCGAGACGCTCACCCCCCCAACCTCGCGAGACAAGTCTCGCGGACAAGAGCGCGGACAAGTCCGCGCACTCCACATGGTCCGCCCTCCATTGCCCTGCTTTCTGTGCTCTGTGCTCTGCGCACTATGCCCTTTGCCCTCCAACCAGCCTTCCGCAACAAACCGCTACGCCGACGCCAAAACCGCCGCGCCGGTCACGATGCCCAGCTTCTCGCCTGCCTCCGAACCATTAAAGTTCTCATCCTCCAACTCGATGCTGACCGCGCCCTGATACCCCGCCTTCTGGAGAATCTCGAACACCGTCACCCAAGGCGTCACGCCGTGGCCAGGAATCGTGTACCGCCAAACCGAATTGCCGAAATCGTGCCCCTTGCAGAACGTCGCCGGTTGCTCGGTTCCGTAGTTGTAAAGCGCTTCCTGGTCCACAAAACAGTCCTTACCGTGGATATGAAACACGCGGTTCGGAAACTCCTTCAGGAACCGAATCGGGTCGACGCCCATGCGAATCAGGTGCGACGGATCGAAGTTGATTCCGATCGCGTCCGAGGTGTCCTTCAGGCACGCACGATAGCCCTCCGGCGTACAGCAAAGCGCGCCCGGCCCCGGCCATCCCTCGATCACCAGCTTGCCCTTGTTCGCCTCCAAAATCTTCGCCAGCTTCTCCAGCGAGTTCATCATGTAGCCGAAGTTCTCGCTCCTCGGCTTCGACGGGTCCTTGGGCAGCATCACGGCAAAATAGTTCTGCACGCCAAATTCGGCGCACTCCGCGATGAACTTCTCGTTCGCCTCCAGCGAAGCCTTCTGATGCGACGAATCCTCCGAAATCAGCCCGTGCCAGTCCTGCAGGTCGGCGGTCCCGACGCGGATACCGTTCTCCTTCAGAATCGGAAGGTGCGGCACACACTTGCCGCCCATATCGATCACGCCGATATTCTGCGACTTGGCCCACGCGACCATACCGTCGATATCCTTGAACCACTCGGTCCAACCTTGCCGAAAACCAATGGGAAA
This portion of the Armatimonadota bacterium genome encodes:
- the ychF gene encoding redox-regulated ATPase YchF, which translates into the protein MLRAGNVGLPNVGKSTLFNAVVANAQAQAANFPFCTIEPNVGIVSVPDSRLEVLAKISGSENILPARVEFVDIAGLVKGASKGEGLGNQFLANIREVDAIVHVVRCFENDDIIHVAGSVDPLRDIEIINIELTLSDMAQVERRIERARKDAKTSKTAVHEVSALEKIQPVLEAGGSARSVKLTEDEAAAVKPLGLLTGKPVIYAANVSEADLATGNKWVDQIREFAAKEGSQVIVISAQVESELVELDEADRDEFLKALGVEEGGLKSLIRATYDLLGLQTYFTTGPKETRAWTITKGMTAPQAAGVIHTDFERGFIRAQTVAYKDLVECGSEKAAKEKGLVRSEGKEYVVQEGDVMLFLFNV
- a CDS encoding carbonic anhydrase; the protein is MDSHLRLLEANKVWVAEKLGADPDFFQRLVDGQQPEYLWIGCADSRVPAEEITGTMPGELFVHRNIANQVIHTDFNMLSVLQYAVEVLKVKHVIVCGHYGCGGVMNALTNRNLGLINKWLRHIKDVYRIHRAELDAIEDEEARFRRLVEWNTIEQVTNLAETSIVQKSWAENGFPVLHGWVYDLGTGIIDELVTIKTPDVLEPIYRYDFEPGTLRR
- the pruA gene encoding L-glutamate gamma-semialdehyde dehydrogenase; translated protein: MNFGTFDYRLPVNEPVLSYAPGSKEKETLKAVLAELKGQKADVPMYIGGDEVRTGKLVEMHPPHETSHLLGHFHAGDGTHVHQAVEAALAAREEWSNTSWENRAAIFLRAADLIATKYRPYMNGTTMLGQSKNAYQAEIDSACEIIDFLRFNVHYLDQIYRQQPMSVSGLHNRLEYRPLEGFVLAVTPFNFTAIGGNLPTAPAMCGNVVVWKPANTQVYSAQMFMRILKEAGLPDGVINLVYVDGPTVGEVCFNHRDFAGVHFTGSTGVFNRMWQQIGAALATNKYKSYPRIVGETGGKDFVIAHPSADVDVVVTALLRGAFEFQGQKCSAASRCYIPSNIADEVKSKLVAGVQSFKMGTVEDFTNFVNAVIDEKSFDSIARYIDQAKADGQKILVGGGHDKSKGYFIEPTVIETSDAKYTTMCEEIFGPVLTLYVYDESKWDETLTLIDETSPYALTGAVISQDRYAIEQATKALRNCAGNFYINDKPTGAVVGQQPFGGARASGTNDKAGSALNLYRWLSARTIKETFVPPTDYKYPFLGEK
- a CDS encoding redoxin family protein → MVLANIGLLVLASKPKIETLFFLTTDCPISQRYTPEIKRIMKDYAKASDFKLVYEDSGVEFDVVTKHQTDYKIPGTFSLDKDHDQAKKLKVTVVPTAVVVDDKGNVLYFGRIDDSYGRDFQWHPTKERDLRNALQAIQKGEKVPVNKTKVIGCTISF
- the glpX gene encoding class II fructose-bisphosphatase, producing MSSFSVEAIDLKDHKAVTVKHKSPHLDFLRVTERAALLSARWVGKGLKEEADDAACKGMRSALNELDIDGTIVIGEGEMDEAPMLYIGERVGSGEGPQVEIAVDPLEGTNLCANGMPNAIAVLAGCIKGEGHLLHAPDCYMDKIVVGPECKGAIDLTVPPRVNATMMSKCLGKRIDELTIGILDRPRHHDLIRDIRDTGARVHLITDGDLSVALAALDPDSGVDALMGIGGAPEGVISAAAALCYGGEMQARFVWSNESERERAQGMFGGDVDRLLHTTDLASGHVQFCATGITGGDMLRGVRYRRDYALTESILMRSKTGTIRRIQTMHRNFKREEDL
- a CDS encoding TIM barrel protein encodes the protein MLVTKAGGFPIGFRQGWTEWFKDIDGMVAWAKSQNIGVIDMGGKCVPHLPILKENGIRVGTADLQDWHGLISEDSSHQKASLEANEKFIAECAEFGVQNYFAVMLPKDPSKPRSENFGYMMNSLEKLAKILEANKGKLVIEGWPGPGALCCTPEGYRACLKDTSDAIGINFDPSHLIRMGVDPIRFLKEFPNRVFHIHGKDCFVDQEALYNYGTEQPATFCKGHDFGNSVWRYTIPGHGVTPWVTVFEILQKAGYQGAVSIELEDENFNGSEAGEKLGIVTGAAVLASA